A window from Triticum aestivum cultivar Chinese Spring chromosome 6D, IWGSC CS RefSeq v2.1, whole genome shotgun sequence encodes these proteins:
- the LOC123142359 gene encoding receptor-like protein EIX2: protein MGARRDERARACMGWWGPETRVDQAVDPRKQDRPEIWGYPRKTQQIYSTDITWLSRLTSLEHLDMTGVNLSTIVHWLPVINMLPTLKVLRLPFCQLGSTPDSLQLSNLTSLETLDLSENNFHKHSRPTWFWDLTSLKHLDISFNGFYGPFPDEIGNMTSIVELDLSDNNLVGMIPSNMKNLCKLETLDFSVNNIDGSIAELFHRLPSCSQNKLQRLSLHDNNLTGSLPTTLVEPLRNLSWLELGRNKFTGHVPVWIGELTQLTLLDLSFNNLDGVMHEGHLSRLAMLEQLILSYNSIAITLSPTWVPPFSLNWIALRSCLLGPKFPMWLKWQTSVKSLDISNTSINDMVPDWFCTAASSVEYYLNIRNNQITGVLPSTMEFMRAEVMDFSSNQLGGPIPKLPINLTDLDLSRNNLVGPLPLDFGAPGLETLVLYNNMISGAIPSSLCRLRELRLLDLSRNNLNGSITDCLVNKSITDMTDLGIVNLSLRNNNLSGEFPSLLQKCPQLIFLDLGHNQFVGTLPAWIGEKLSSLSFLRLRSNMFYGHIPVELTKLVNLQYLDLAYNNISGSIPRSISNFTGMTQTRGNSDNLQNTLTFERADGERLVFVYVENFTILTKGQERQYTGEIIYMVNLDLSCNSITGDIPAEIGALVALKNLNLSWNNFSRKIPENIGALIQVESLDLSHNDLSGEIPSSLSALTPLSHLNVSYNNLGGKIPTGNQLQTLEDQASIYIGNPGLCGSPLLRNCPQPEPIPGENHGDASDDLVSFLLAMSSRFVMGLWVVFCTFLFKRRWRAVWYSLCDSLYDWVYVHVAITWTSLRGIVLEVVRICIQGFYAVFLGVLEPALVLGLLWTLLGHRAGYPVPEH from the exons ATGGGGGCGCGTCGCGACGAGCGTGCACGGGCGTGCATGGGGTGGTGGGGTCCGGAGACTCGGGTTGATCAGGCGGTGGATCCGAGGAAGCAGGATCGGCCAGAGATTTG GGGATACCCTAGGAAGACGCAGCAGATATACTCCACTGATATCACCTGGTTGTCACGGTTAACTTCCCTTGAGCACCTGGATATGACTGGGGTGAACCTCAGTACAATTGTTCACTGGCTTCCGGTGATTAACATGCTTCCAACTCTGAAAGTTCTTCGTCTTCCCTTTTGCCAGCTTGGAAGTACCCCTGATTCTCTTCAGCTCTCAAATCTGACATCTCTTGAAACACTCGACCTTTCAGAAAACAACTTCCATAAGCATAGCAGGCCCACCTGGTTTTGGGATTTAACCAGCCTCAAGCATCTAGACATCTCGTTCAATGGTTTCTATGGCCCGTTTCCGGACGAGATAGGTAATATGACCTCGATTGTGGAGCTTGATTTATCAGATAATAACCTTGTGGGCATGATACCATCCAACATGAAGAACCTATGTAAGTTGGAGACATTAGATTTTTCTGTGAACAATATCGACGGGAGTATAGCAGAGTTATTCCATCGATTACCCAGCTGTTCACAGAATAAACTACAACGGTTGTCTCTACACGACAACAATCTGACTGGAAGCCTACCAACTACACTAGTAGAGCCCTTGAGAAACCTGAGCTGGCTGGAACTTGGTCGGAACAAATTCACTGGTCATGTCCCGGTGTGGATAGGAGAGCTCACACAGCTAACTTTGTTGGACCTTAGCTTTAATAACCTGGACGGGGTTATGCATGAAGGCCATTTATCACGTCTAGCTATGTTAGAGCAATTGATATTGTCCTACAACTCCATTGCCATCACACTGAGTCCAACTTGGGTCCCTCCTTTCAGCCTAAATTGGATTGCACTTCGGTCCTGTCTGCTAGGGCCTAAATTCCCAATGTGGCTTAAATGGCAAACATCCGTAAAGAGTCTTGATATATCAAACACAAGCATAAATGACATGGTGCCGGATTGGTTTTGTACAGCAGCTTCCTCAGTAGAATATTATCTGAATATTCGAAATAATCAGATTACAGGAGTGCTCCCATCAACAATGGAATTTATGAGAGCAGAGGTAATGGATTTCAGTTCTAACCAGCTTGGTGGTCCAATACCTAAACTTCCCATCAATCTAACCGACCTGGATCTGAGTCGGAACAATCTTGTTGGGCCACTACCATTAGACTTTGGAGCGCCGGGGCTTGAAACACTTGTTCTATATAACAACATGATCTCTGGGGCCATTCCATCTTCATTGTGCAGATTGCGAGAATTGAGGTTGTTAGATCTATCAAGAAATAACCTCAATGGATCAATTACCGATTGCCTAGTCAACAAGTCCATCACAGACATGACAGATCTGGGCATCGTTAATCTAAGCTTGAGAAACAACAACCTCTCTGGTGAATTTCCTTCACTTCTCCAGAAATGTCCACAACTCATCTTTCTTGATCTCGGACATAATCAATTCGTTGGGACTTTACCAGCATGGATTGGGGAGAAGCTATCATCTTTGTCATTCTTACGACTGAGATCCAATATGTTTTATGGTCACATTCCAGTTGAGCTTACAAAGCTTGTTAATCTGCAATATTTGGACCTTGCGTACAACAATATATCAGGGAGCATACCAAGATCTATTAGTAACTTCACAGGCATGACACAAACAAGAGGCAACTCTGATAATCTTCAGAATACGTTAACTTTTGAAAGAGCGGATGGTGAGAGACTAGTATTTGTCTATGTTGAGAATTTCACGATACTCACGAAAGGTCAAGAGAGACAATATACAGGAGAAATCATATATATGGTGAATCTTGATTTATCTTGTAACAGTATTACCGGAGATATCCCTGCAGAAATTGGCGCTCTTGTAGCATTGAAGAACCTGAACTTATCATGGAACAACTTCAGTAGAAAAATCCCTGAGAATATTGGCGCCTTAATTCAAGTGGAGTCACTTGACCTATCACACAATGATTTGTCTGGTGAAATCCCTTCAAGCTTATCGGCTCTCACACCATTGAGTCACCTGAACGTGTCCTACAACAATCTGGGAGGGAAGATACCAACTGGAAATCAGCTGCAAACACTTGAAGACCAGGCATCTATTTATATTGGCAACCCGGGTCTCTGCGGCTCTCCTCTCTTGCGGAATTGCCCGCAGCCTGAGCCAATTCCAGGAGAAAACCATGGAGATGCAAGCGATGACTTGGTTTCCTTTCTCCTCGCCATGAGCTCTAGATTTGTAATGGGTCTCTGGGTGGTCTTCTGTACCTTCTTGTTCAAGAGGAGATGGAGAGCTGTTTGGTACTCGCTCTGTGACAGCCTGTATGATTGGGTTTATGTGCATGTGGCTATTACCTGGACTTCCTTGAGAG GTATTGTACTAGAAGTGGTCAGGATATGTATTCAAGGTTTTTATGCTGTTTTCCTTGGTGTACTAGAACCAGCATTGGTTCTTGGTTTGCTGTGGACAT TGCTCGGGCACCGGGCCGGCTATCCGGTGCCCGAGCACTGA